From a single Eleginops maclovinus isolate JMC-PN-2008 ecotype Puerto Natales chromosome 20, JC_Emac_rtc_rv5, whole genome shotgun sequence genomic region:
- the LOC134883442 gene encoding mucin-1-like, whose protein sequence is MMSNKPKSHKGLGEGEWMARLRAFASSGVWPSGGNRPAPRQRKWYALYQKIENCPMQVRGQSTLFGGSVACNCGFHGAKQPTTQPPAAASQSAAVAPGATAAVPPSQSAAVVSDPGATAGATAAVPPSFFRPPPSLSMFTKSRFGGSTSPKPNLVARRSPSPSASPARTPSPSASPARTPSPSASPARAPSPAPSPARTPSPSASPARAQSPAPSSVRTLSPAPPSVRTPSHAPSSVRTWTPAVSTSMAEVCVSYA, encoded by the exons ATG ATGAGCAACAAGCCTAAAAGCCACAAGGGCCTGGGGGAAGGAGAGTGGATGGCAAGGCTGAGGGCATTTGCCAGCTCAGGGGTTTGGCCTTCTGGAGGCAACAGACCAGCCCCTAGGCAGCGGAAGTGGTATGCCCTCTATCAGAAG ATTGAGAATTGCCCCATGCAGGTCCGTGGACAGTCCACTCTGTTTGGAGGGTCAGTGGCCTGTAACTGTGGCTTTCACGGTGCTAAG CAGCCCACCACTCAGCCTCCTGCCGCTGCctcacagtctgctgctgtggcCCCTGGTGCAACGGCTGCTGTGCCACCatcacagtctgctgctgtggtCTCGGACCCTGGTGCAACGGCTGGTGCAACGGCTGCTGTGCCACCATCTTTCTTTCGCCCCCCTCCAAGTTTGTCAATG tTCACTAAATCACGCTTTGGTGGATCTACCTCACCAAAGCCTAATTTAGTGGCTAGGAGGAGCCCGAgcccctctgcctcccctgcGAGGACCCCGAgcccctctgcctcccctgcGAGGACCCCGAgcccctctgcctcccctgcTAGGGCCCCAAGCCCTGCTCCATCCCCTGCGAGGACTCCCAgcccctctgcctcccctgcTAGGGCCCAGagccctgctccatcctctgtgaggacctTGAGCCCTGCTCCACCCTCTGTGAGGACCCCGAGCCatgctccatcctctgtgaggacctGGACCCCCGCTGTGTCCACCAGCATGGCAGAAGTCTGTGTCA GTTATGCTTAG
- the LOC134883438 gene encoding uncharacterized protein LOC134883438, translated as MPYITTLLLSSKQDAPGGVQLATAGAAASVWLPAEMYKNIPVQDQRWISNAIFHSGKLRQDLKLWYEPPAPALIYHQTPTPDRFLNHRLMVWMPYHLWKVRVTCPECGKQLTGYGVHKRARKVLDIDRYYLMVTETLRCTVCSVNYLSTSETVRNQLDLPHQKMFRMILTRQYACDIRVIRLLRDRTLGNSPARLVKQLKENHGEEWLNRLAHYLGECAEFVGRPSLFPVVCQDPPEPIDVPTSRWLLTVYGRDILSRLDHIKASITSTFGSILKMDSTKQITKKLAGHAKGTGLWVTSIGNEVGQIVTSVVTVQEGPGLDRMVAGVMERYRLAAVAPPLLLYVDCNCCISEGSTTLQNRFGEWPDLQIRLDIWHFMRRLAVGCTTDAHPLYPTFMSCLSACIFEWDAGDLSLLHQAKREQLRQEGVPAITDAAVDARISKRELSQYCRRRTRGVEATISLIGRLLQQLGGTNGNDLMGVPLLDQVRMEHIWRVQQRHVSCIQDLPGVQLYTETGTIRKGGVVLTSYRCARGSTSLESFHCHLNRFIPGTSANALNFQLYLLEGLNRWNQDRGAAAVTSRPSSLLTYSGDVTQSVNTNNIKVFGRAYVPNFRPPSKYTGELLGVDYLLSQTGQPLKVNPDAEETEDMLEDVEGGEEVDEGIEEDHIPDLMVPGLLHNPTQPIFSLAAPSSVAAASSQPAASSQPAPSSLAAVSSLAAPSSLAAASSMAAAASCMAAPIQPAASSLAADVSGAVDESGMPGMDRVDRLAKCLVELRNQPLLTLSNQQVDNIVGLWQELLPYDQQRVVFAARHQPKLATGRFRSPKKRQEFTPGWPDCCRLVESIFVRLCAIHRSPKKKGTGTVSRFDLVLEDYRQIRRRILGSEVMPKTSMQLVDVSHTTLVQWNSKRVQRQETAVVMQGLDLPSRLSVAADPLPTAKTRAVSAPPQSGPAHQYHLPSSTLFPAPAPAPSSSPKLMLLGPVGAQVPVLMAAPQALSYSLMPPPPPPPPAPPVRKLTRRVLHNTCKQCKEFRTAETGHSQYKGKVYCPNIETVPKEQWLEDMKKKK; from the exons ATGCCATACATTACTACATTATTGTTGTCTTCTAAACAGGATGCACCTGGAGGAGTTCAGCTGGCCACTGCGGGGGCTGCAGCTTCGGTGTGGTTGCCAGCAGAGATGTATAAAAACATCCCTGTCCAAGACCAGAGGTGGATTTCAAACGCCATCTTCCACTCTGGCAAACTGCGGCAAGACCTGAAGCTGTGGTACGAGCCCCCTGCCCCAGCCCTCATCTACCACCAGACACCGACACCAGACCGCTTCTTAAACCACAGGCTGATGGTGTGGATGCCCTACCACCTGTGGAAGGTGAGGGTAACCTGCCCTGAGTGTGGGAAGCAGCTGACGGGGTACGGTGTCCACAAGAGGGCTCGGAAGGTCCTGGACATCGACAGGTATTACCTGATGGTGACAGAGACACTCAGGTGCACTGTGTGTTCTGTGAACTACCTGTCCACCTCCGAGACTGTCCGGAATCAGCTGGACCTGCCGCACCAGAAAATGTTCCGGATGATCCTGACCCGCCA GTACGCCTGTGACATCCGTGTCATTCGCCTGCTGCGTGACCGGACTCTCGGGAACAGTCCAGCACGTCTGGTGAAGCAGCTGAAGGAGAACCATGGGGAGGAATGGCTGAACAGGTTGGCACACTATCTTGGGGAGTGTGCTGAGTTTGTTGGCCGGCCAAGCCTCTTCCCAGTGGTGTGCCAGGATCCCCCAGAGCCCATTGATGTGCCCACCAGTCGCTGGCTGCTGACGGTCTATGGCAGGGACATCCTCTCTCGCCTGGACCATATTAAAGCCAGCATCACATCAACGTTTGGCTCCATCTTAAAGATGGACTCAACCAAacag ATCACAAAGAAGCTGGCTGGCCATGCCAAGGGGACTGGTCTCTGGGTCACCTCCATTGGGAACGAGGTTGGCCAGATCGTGACCAGTGTGGTGACAGTGCAGGAGGGGCCAGGACTGGACAGGATGGTGGCAGGAGTGATGGAGCGGTACCGCCTTGCAGCTGTCGCACCCCCACTGCTGCTGTATGTGGACTGTAACTGCTGCATCAGTGAGGGGTCCACCACGCTGCAGAACAGGTTTGGGGAGTGGCCAGACCTCCAAATACGGCTGGACATCTGGCACTTCATGCGGAGGCTGGCTGTTGGGTGTACCACCGACGCCCATCCCCTCTACCCCACCTTCATGAGCTGCCTCTCTGCCTGCATTTTTGAGTGGGATGCAGGGGACCTCTCTCTGTTGCATCAGGCAAAGAGAGAGCAGCTCAGGCAGGAAGGTGTGCCAGCCATTACTGATGCTGCGGTGGATGCCAGGATCAGTAAGAGGGAGCTGAGCCAGTACTGCCGCAGGAGGACGCGCGGCGTGGAGGCCACCATCAGCCTCATTGGGCGGCTGCTGCAGCAACTGGGCGGGACCAATGGGAATGACCTGATGGGGGTGCCACTGCTGGACCAGGTGCGCATGGAGCACATCTGGCGTGTGCAGCAACGCCACGTCAGCTGCATCCAGGACCTGCCTGGTGTGCAGCTCTACACCGAGACCGGCACCATCAGGAAGGGAGGTGTGGTCCTCACCAGCTACCGCTGTGCCAGGGGGTCCACATCCCTGGAGTCCTTCCACTGCCACCTGAACAGGTTCATTCCAG GAACCAGTGCAAATGCGCTGAATTTTCAGCTCTACCTCCTGGAAGGCCTGAACAGGTGGAACCAGGACCGGGGGGCGGCGGCGGTGACCAGCAGGCCATCGTCTCTGCTCACCTACTCCGGGGATGTGACCCAGAGCGTCAACACCAACAACATAAAGGTGTTTGGCCGGGCATATGTGCCAAACTTCAGGCCACCCTCCAAATACACCG GAGAGCTGCTTGGTGTTGACTACCTCCTAAGTCAGACTGGGCAGCCCCTGAAGGTCAACCCTGACGCAGAGGAGACGGAGGACATGCTGGAGGATGTGGAGGGGGGTGAGGAAGTGGACGAGGGCATTGAGGAAGACCATATACCTGACCTCATGGTGCCAGGTCTCCTTCATAACCCAACACAGCCTATCTTCTCTCTGGCTGCTCCCTCCTCCGtggctgctgcctcctcccagcctgctgcctcctcccagcctgctccctcctccctggctgctgtctcctccctggctgctccctcctccctggctgctgcctcctccatggctgctgctgcctcctgcaTGGCCGCTCCCATccagcctgctgcctcctccctgGCTGCAGATGTGTCTGGG GCCGTGGATGAGTCCGGCATGCCAGGCATGGACAGGGTGGACAGGCTGGCAAAATGCCTCGTGGAGCTGCGCAACCAGCCACTACTAACACTCAGCAACCAGCAG GTGGACAATATTGTCGGCCTCTGGCAGGAACTGCTTCCCTACGACCAGCAGCGGGTGGTCTTTGCCGCAAGACACCAGCCCAAGCTGGCCACGGGGAGGTTCAGGAGTCCTAAGAAGAGGCAGGAGTTCACGCCGGGG TGGCCAGACTGTTGCCGGCTCGTGGAGAGCATCTTCGTTAGGCTCTGTGCCATCCACCGCAGTCCCAAGAAGAAGGGGACTGGCACAGTGTCTAGGTTTGACCTCGTCCTGGAGGACTACCGCCAGATCAGGCGGCGTATTCTGGGGTCCGAGGTCATGCCGAAGACCTCCATGCAGCTGGTGGACGTGAGCCACACCACCCTGGTCCAGTGGAACAGCAAGAGGGTGCAGAGGCAGGAGACTGCGGTGGTCATGCAGGGGCTGGACCTGCCCAGTCGACTGTCTGTGGCGGCTGACCCTCTCCCCACAGCCAAAACGCGGGCCGTGTCTGCACCCCCCCAATCTGGCCCGGCTCACCAGTACCACCTGCCCAGCAGCACC CTCTTccctgctccagctccagctccaagTTCATCTCCGAAGCTGATGCTGCTGGGACCAGTAGGTGCTCAGGTGCCTGTCCTGATGGCTGCCCCACAGGCCCTGAGCTACAGCCtcatgcctcctcctcctcctcctcctcctgctcctccagtcCGCAAACTGACCCGCAGGGTACTACACAACACCTGTAAGCAGTGTAAGGAGTTTAGGACGGCAGAGACTGGACACAGCCAGTATAAAGGAAAGGTGTACTGCCCAAACATTGAAACTGTCCCAAAAGAACAGTGGCTGGaggacatgaagaaaaaaaaatag